Proteins encoded together in one Planctopirus ephydatiae window:
- a CDS encoding flagellar hook assembly protein FlgD, whose protein sequence is MSSIDPVTGKPREVPVIPLDKQGFNALDTEAFMKLLITQLQNQDPSNPMSNEELLSQISQMRNLTSDLELTDALEGLTLSQQLNSSTAFLGKSIKGTTANGTEVSGVVERVYVKDKASFLVVGDKEVPLTNVTDVTNES, encoded by the coding sequence ATGTCGAGCATCGATCCAGTCACTGGCAAACCCAGAGAAGTCCCAGTCATTCCGTTGGATAAACAAGGCTTCAATGCTCTGGATACCGAAGCCTTCATGAAGCTGCTCATTACCCAGCTTCAGAATCAGGATCCTTCCAACCCGATGTCCAACGAGGAACTCCTCTCCCAGATTTCGCAAATGCGCAATCTAACATCGGATCTTGAACTAACCGATGCACTGGAAGGCCTGACTTTGAGCCAGCAGCTCAACAGTTCGACAGCCTTTCTGGGCAAGTCGATCAAAGGCACGACGGCTAATGGAACGGAAGTGAGCGGAGTCGTTGAGCGCGTTTACGTGAAAGATAAGGCGTCGTTTCTGGTCGTCGGGGACAAAGAAGTCCCGCTCACAAACGTCACAGATGTCACCAACGAGTCCTGA